The DNA sequence GATGTAGAAATTGTTGTTGAAGTTATAGGAGGTCTTGAGCCCGCAAGAAGTCTGATTCTCAAGGCAATCAAGTCCGGCAAATCTGTAGTTACTGCAAACAAAGCTGTTATCGCAAGACATGGTGAGGAAATTGCAGAAGCCGCAATTTCTTCAGGTGTTTATGTACTCATAGAAGCAGCAGTAGGTGGAGGGATCCCAATTATCGAACCGTTAAAACAATCACTAGGAGGCAACATAATTCAAAAGGTCACTGGAATTGTGAATGGAACTACGAACTACATTCTGACCAGGATGGCAAAGGAAGGTGCTGACTACGAAGCCGTATTAAAAGAAGCTCAATCTCTTGGCTATGCAGAGTCTGATCCCATGGCAGATGTAGAGGGCCTCGATGCAGCAGATAAGATCTCGATACTCAGCAATCTTGCTTTTGGTGGGCCAATTAAAAGAGCATCTGTACCAACCAAAGGGATAAGCACTCTTCAAAATAGAGATGTTGACTATGCAAATCAGTTGGGTTATGAAGTCAAGCTTTTAGCTATAGCTGAGAGACTTGCTAGCAATCTTGAAAACAACTCTTCACTCCCATTAGCAGTAAGAGTTGAGCCAACACTATTACCAACCGGCCATCCACTTGCAGAAGTTAATGGAGTAAACAACGCAATTCTTGTTGAAGGAGATCCAATCGGAGAAGTAATGTTCTATGGACCTGGAGCAGGAGCAGGACCTACCGCCTCAGCAGTAGTGGCAGACATACTTAATATTGCAGGGATAAAACTTATGGGAGGGGAAAAGACGTCTCTAGACCCTCTACTCTCAGCATCTAGCTGGAGAGAATGCCATTTAGCAAAGCCAAAAGAAATTTTACAAAAGAACTATGTCCGTCTCATTGCTAAAGATGCTCCAGGGGTAATTGGTCAAATTGGGAAAATATTTGGATCTCACAATGTCTCAATTCAATCAATAGTCCAATTCGATGCTAGTGAAGAGGATGCGGAAATCGTTGTAATTACTCACAAGGTGTTCAAAGGTTTACTGACAGATTCTCTTTCTGAGATACAGCAACTCCCAGAGATCAAACAAATTGCAGCCCATCTAAGTTGTCTTTAAACAAAGTCATATATGGCAAATTCATTCAGGAATTGTTAATTGTAGTGAGAGCGGGTTCATTCTTAGCAAGTCTATGGACTTAAAGGAAAATAGGTTCCAACAAGCTAGCGAGAGGGTTGAGGAAGTACTTCATCAGGGTGATTGTGTGCAACTCGTAAATGACAAGAACCTCTTTCAAATAATTGGAATAGATGATGAGCATGAAAAATGTTGGGTAAGACAATGGCCACTACTGCCACAAGGTTCGCCTGTTTTCGAAGTACCAATTGAACAAATTGCCTCTCCTGCAATCAAGGCATAAAAAACTTCTAGCCAACAATCCTGAGAAAGGAGTGCTTTGATGACCTTATTATTTAAATCCAAAGCCAAGGCCTACAGAAAGCTATTAACATTACTAGCTACTTCTCTAATAATCATCACTCAAACCTCTTGTAAGGCAACTAAAGAATCAGATCGAATAATCGTTGCAAGCAAAGGGAAAATTGAATCGTTAGATCCTGCCCAAGCCAATAAGTTGTTGGCAATTCAACTTATTAGTGCTTTAGGAGACCCTCTATACAGAATTAATGAATCAGGTTTACTTGAGCCAAGACTTGCAAAAGACTATCCTCAGATAAGCAAAGATGGTTTAACTATTTCAATAGCTTTGAGAGAAGATGTACTTTTTCATGACGGGACACCTTTTAATGCAGATGCTATGGCATTTAGTATTAAACGTTTTATGGAAATAGGTACTCTTAATTATGTAATAGGAGAAAAAATAACCAAAATTGAAACACCAGGTCCTTTTTTGATTCGCCTTAGACTAAATAAACCTTCAAGTTCTATAAAAGGATTACTCAGTTCTATAAACCTGACCCCAGTATCTCCCAAAGCATATTTAGAGCATCAGGATAAATTCTTAAACAAAAAATTCATTGGAACAGGTCCCTATCAATTAGATAGCTTTACTCCAGAAAGACAACGTTTAATACCATTCCCACGTTATTGGGATAAAGCCCCAAAAAACCTTGGAATTGACTATGTAAGTTACACAACTTCTACATCTCTTTTTAGCGCAATTAAAACTGGTCAGGTAGATGTTTTATTGTCCAACTCAGTTGAAGATGGGCACCGATTAGCTCTTCATAAACTTTCAAAGAAAGGAAAGCTTATAGAAGGGATTGGACCGGCTATGCAAATTGGATATATTGCCTTTCGTAGTAATTCAGCGCCACTGGATAATAAGATTTTAAGATCGGCCCTTTCATACAGCCTTGATAGAAATCTTATTTCTAGAAAAGTAGGTTATGGGTTAAGAGAGCCTTTAAGATCAATAGTTCCACCTATTCTAAAAACCAGTAAAACATCACCTTGGCCAAAATATAATCCTCAAATTGCAAGAGACTTGTTTAAGAAAGCAGGCTTATGTGATTCCAACAAAGTGACAATCCCTTTGACATTTAGATCAAACGTTCCTGCAGACAAACTATTAGCGCTTACTTGGCAAGAACAATTAGGAAGAGATTTTTCAGATTGTATAACAGTTAAACTCAATGGAGTTGAGTCTACGACTGTATATAAGCAGCTTGCAGAAGGAGCCTATGAAGCAGTCATACTTGGCTGGACTGGAGAATACCCTGATCCAGAGGCATATTTATCACCGTTACTGGACTGCACTAAAAGTCAAGGTTCCACTTGCTTAGAGGGAGAGGCTGTTTATGGTGGAACTTTTTGGGCATCAAATCAAATTAAAACCTCACTTGAACAAAGCGAAAATCTACAAGGTTCTCAAAGACTAGAAAAATTATCCGAAATTGAATTTTTAGCGGCCGATGGAGCCGCAATATTACCTGTTTGGCTTGTAAAGCCTAGAGCTTGGGCTCAACCTAATTTTTCTCGACCAAAGTTTGATGGGAACGGAAGATTATTACTAGACCGTCTTCAAAAAGCAATAAATGAATAGAGCAACAGCTCTTCTTAAATACTCAGCAACGAGGCTTGCTTTAGCTCCAATCATGCTATGGCTTATATCAAGCATGGTTTTTCTTCTTTTAAGGGTTGCTCCTGGAGATCCTGTAGATGCAGTACTCGGCAACAGAGCCGACGCTCTAGCAAGGGAAGTAATGCGAGCAAAGCTTGGATTAGATCAACCACTATTCAATCAATATTTAAATTTCTTAAATGGTCTTATACATGGAGACCTCGGGGAATCACTAAATACCCAAGAACCAGTCAGTCAAATAATTGTCAAAGCCTTGCCAGCAAGTCTTGAATTAGGGCTTACAGCAATAATTGTTGCATTAGTAATTGGCTTTGGAGTCGGCTTTACTGGCATAGCCAGACCTGAAGGTAAAACAGATTTAGCAGGCCGCTTATATGGGATTGGAACATATGCATTGCCACCCTTCTGGGCAGCAATGTTAATTCAATTATTTTTTGCTGCGAACTTGGGTTGGTTTCCAGTTGGTGGTCGATTCCCAGTTACTTATTTACCCCCCGAAGGCACAGGGTTCTTAATAATCGACAGCCTTCTAAGTGGAAACTTTTTAGCTTTAAAAGATGCACTTATGCATTTATTTCTTCCAGCAGGAACTTTAGGCTTTTTACTAAGTGGTATCTTTAGTCGATCTTTAAGAGTAAACCTCGAAAAAACTTTAAAAGCAGGTCATATTGAAGCAGCAAGATGTAGAGGAATAAAAGAAAGAAAGATTCTTTTATTTCATGCACTTCCTAATTCTTTACTTCCTGTCCTCACAATTACAGGACTAACAGTTGCTTCTTTAATTGGAGGTGCTCTACTAATAGAGATAACATTTTCTTGGCCTGGTATAGCCTTACGGTTGCAAGAGGCAATCAGTCAAAGAGACTATCCAATTGTTCAAGGAATTATTGTAGTAATATCAATGTTAGTGGTGTTTATAGGTGTTTTTGTTGATTTATTAATTGCATTAATTGATCCTAGAGTTAGTTATTAATTTCCAATAACTTTTCTAGTAGTGGAATGATCTAAAATATGAAATTTTAAATTCATATTAGTTGTATTCTCTAAAGTCGGAAGAGGTTTACCATCCTCCAATTGATCCAGATAACGTATTATTTGTGAAGCAAGCAACCCTTGTACTGACAATGGATAAGTCCCGACCAAAGCCTCACCTAATTGAAAGAGGTCCTCTCCTTTAGAATGATCAGTCTGATTTTTAACTCTTATTGGGGAAAAATGACTTGCCCCTTCAATAACTAGGACTCTACTAAATGGATTAGGTTTAGTAGAAAGCAGTAGGCCTAATTGCTCACTAAGAGCTGGAGTAATTAAATCAAAGGTTCCTCCTGTAAGAAATACAGGTACATTTAATTTTAAGGTAGAAGGATCAGGCCAAAGCAAACTACCAAAACTATTAATACCTACTATTGCCTCTAACTGAGTGATCTCAGAGAAAGTTGGGAGTGGAACATCTACCAATTGACATTGCAGAAGTCTTGAAAGGTTTGTAATAGAAAAATCATCAAGCGCATTTTTGCAACGTTCAAGCAACCCTGTTTGAGGGAGATTTCCTGATGCAAGAAATGCAGTTAGCGCTCCTAATGAATGACCCATTAAAACAACTTTTTCACCAGGAACCGTAAACAGCTCCTTCTCTCTAGCTAATAGAACCGCACGCAAATCAGAAAGCCTATAAGGAAATACTTCTGCTCCGCTTGGGGCAGGAAGGCTGCCATCAACCAATGAATTAAGAGCCTTCGAATCACTACCAGGGTGATCAAGAACTACAACTGGCCAACCCTGATGACTGAGACTTCGGGCAAGCCAACGGAAATGTAATTGATCACCACCTAATCCGGGCATAAAAACAATCCAACTTTTACGAGGCTCATCCCTTGCTAGTGGATTCCATACTTCAACATTCAAAGCTTCAGTTCGATGTGGAACATTCAATTTGACCACTTCATATATTGATTCTTTTAATTCATTAAGAGACTTACCTTCTTCTATATCGGATTCTTTTGCCTTGAAGGCATCATTTGTTTCTAAAGAAAGTCTTCTTAGGTCTGTTAGAAGCTTTTGCTGACCTTTTAACTCATCTTTCCAACTACTAACCACCTGAACCCATGCGTTTAAATCAAAATGAATGACTTCAGCTGGCAATGATTTCAATAAATCTAAAGCAGAGACCTTTTCTTGATCCTCAAGCAATGACTCCAAAGTATTAAAAACTTTTGTCCCGGAACTATCCTCATCTAATCGGACAACATCACTTACTTCATCTAACAGCTTTCGCCCAACCCAGCTCCTTAATAGCTGTCTTGCCATGCTTTTATCTTTAACAAGAGGAGCCTGTAGAGATTGAGATAATGCGAACCTACTTTCAAACCCAAGCATATTTAACCAAACAGCTAATTCTGAATTCATATCACTATCAGATTCGCCGGAATCCATTTTCGATTCAACATCTTTACTCCAATCTGACAATTCCTTTATAGAAATTGGAATAGTCACATCTTCAAAATGAAACTCAACTCTTTCAGCAGCATGCAGCTGACCAACTCTTAAATGGCAAGAAAACAAGTTGGTTAACAAACCAAGAGCAATTATTCTTCTTATTGAACGTCTTGAAGACAACGCCAAAACTCAAATCGTGGTGGAACCAGTTCCCCCCAAAATTACGCCTTCTAACTAGAGGTCGATTTTTTGCTTCTGTAGGAGCTGGTGGTGTTCTTTATTTAACTCCATTGGTTTTCAATGATCTATCTTTTTCAGCAAGTGAAATTGGCAGTGGTCTTACAGCAGCTGCAATTGCTGGAACTATTACAAGATTAATAACTGGCCTTTACCTAGATAAAGGGGTTCATTTAGCCACACCGTTAAAAATAGCTGCAATAAATGTAATTCTTGCTGATTGCATTCTCCTAAGTGCTCACTCATACAGTGCGTATGTAATAGGAGAACTTTTTTTGGGGGCCGCTGCAGGAGTGTATTGGCCATCAGTAGAGTTAGCGGTACCTGCTAGCTGCGAAAGTTTCCAATCCAGCAAAGGCTTTGCTCTCGTGCGAAGCGCTGATGCACTAGGAGTCAGTATTGGTGCATTGATTGGAGCATTTTCGGCATTAATCGACGCTATTAGATTAATTTATTGTTTGGAAATTATTTGCATGTTTGGACTTATTGCTCTGTTAGATAATATAAAGAGCTTCCATAGTTTTAAGTCAATTGGCAAATCTAAAGAAGAGTTATCAAAACTAAAGTCCACACAGGAATCAAAAGACTATATAAGATTTATCCCTAAGCTTTTTCCAATACTAGTTGTAAGTTTGTTATCCACTGGGATTCTTTCACTTTTACAAAGCGCATTGCCAATTGATTTAGTATTAGGAGGAGTTAATAGGCCAGCAATTAATAATAGCTCTATTGGAATACTAATAGCAATACAACTTAGTCTACTATTATTAATTCAGTGGCCAATAGGCAATTGGCTAACAAAAAAGGATGTACGTTTTGGCTTAGGTTTAAGCCTTTACAGTTTTTCAATAGGTTGTTTATTATTGTCTTTGTCAAGCATATTTAAAGAAGGTCTTATTTTGACAGCGATAGGGTTAATAGCTGTCTCAATAGGACTAGCATCTTTTCTTCCTACCGCAACAGAGGCAATAGTACAGATTTCACCTGAGAGATATAGGGGAATTACAATGGCAGTATATTCTCAATGTTTTGGCATTAGCGCCTTATTAGCACCACTAATTGCAGGTATTATTATTGATACAAACGGCAACGCAGTGCTTCTTTGGTCACTTACGAGTTTTTGCTGTATAGCTGTTACACCATTAATCCAAAAGATAAAGCCTATTATTACCTAGATTACCAATCATTAATTATATTCAAAGATAAATCCATCTTTTTCTAGCTCTATCATTCGAAGCTCTCTTAAAAAGAGAAACAATGGAGCCGCGAATGCAAAAGCAATAACAAACATACTAATAATTACTAGCCAAAAATGCTTGATTTTTAATCTACGTGCTTCAGAAAACATCCATATAGTCGTTGCACCCGCTCCTATAAATAAATCTCTAGAAAGAGACTGTGCCGCTGGATTTATATTTGCAAGTTTTATAAAGTTATCAAGATCGAAAGACGGACCATAATTGTTTATAAAGTCAATATTAGCTAGCATAGGTAGAACAGCGCCGAGAATGGCAAGCAATACGTAAATACAACTCAGAAAGTAACGCTTGCTAGGCATTTGATTTAAGTCCGTTAAATTAAAGACAAGAATCCCTAAGATAAAGTAGTCAAGGCATACTTAGCAAATCATTTTTTATGGATACCTACACATCCAAAGATTTGCCTTTATTTCCCAATTTAAAACTTGCAGTTGTAGGGCACGTTGAGTGGATAAGTTTCATAGGTGTTAAAGGTCTTCCCAAGCCAGGAGATATTATTCACGCAAGCAACTTTAGAGAGGAACCAGCTGGAGGAGGAGCTGTAGCAGCAATACAACTCGGAAAGCTTACTAAGCAGACTGTTCATTTCTTTACATCATTAGGCAAAGACAGAAATGGAATAGAAAGTTATAAAAAATTAGAAGATAATGGTCTTAAGTTACATGTTGCCTGGAAAGATGAGCCGACCAGGAAAGGGATTAGTTTCGTTGACGAAAAAGGGGAAAGGACAATAACTGTTATCGGTAAAAGACTACAACCTACTTCGAATGACTCTTTGCCATGGCAAATATTAGATGGTTTTGATGGTATTTTCATAACAGCTACAGACGCCAAGGGTATTCAACTTTGCAGAAATGCAAAAAACATTGTTGCCACTCCTAGAGTGGGAGTTCAGACATTAAAAGAAGCCAATATTGAGCTAGATGCGTTAGTTGGGAGTGCACTAGATTTAGCTGAACAAATTCCAATAATGGACCTGTATCCTCAACCTAAAAAACAAGTGGCTACAGAAGGTGCTCAAGGTGGTTACGTAATCCCTGGAGGCAGGTATAAAGCAGTCAAACTAAATCACAAAATAATTGACTCATATGGCTGCGGGGATAGTTTTGCAGCAGGACTAACTGCCGGGTTAGCAGCTGGCTGGGAAATTAACAAAGCCTTAAACCTAGCAGCAAAATGTGGTGCTATATGTACAACTTTCTTTGGACCATATATATAATCAAAATCAATAGGAAGCACTTCTAGCATTTCTAAAGTGGGTACTTCTACTCAAAATTCAAAGCAAATGATCTTTAAGAAGGGTTCTCAGGACGAGTTATATAAAAGTAAAAGCCTTGTTTCTCTAGCAATATTCTCAATATTAATCTTTTTCATCCTTTTCTTAGAATCAATAATCATCTTAATATCAATTTTCTGGAAAGGTATTCTAAAGAAAGAAGTCCTTTCAAAAAGAAGCAACATTGGGTTTGATATTGAAATAATTCAAAGGTCCTAAGCGTTGAATTTTTATTCACAAAGCTAACAAAGCATGCGACTTACTCTAGGGCTGATAATAATTTTAGTAGTTATTTATATATCAATCAAGCATTGGAAGGTGTTATTAAATATTAAAAGCATAAGAATCTTCCAGAATGTTATTAAATCTAGGCTAGAAAAGAGATTCCTTATAGAGAAATTGCATAACAATTATTATAATGAATTATTATTAAGCCCTGAGTTAAATATAAAGATAAACTCTTCAGGAAACTATGATGAGCAAATAGAAAAGACAAATTTACATAGAGCCAGGCTGGCAAAGTTTGGCCAATCAAAAATGAATGGAGTTACATTTTTCAAAGGCCCTAAGGGAGGCATTTATATCTATACCAAAAATGGGAAGAAAAGATATTTATAATTAGCTTGATAGAATTATTAGAATCCAATTGATTGTTTAAATAAAAGGATGGTTTATTATTTAATATAATGCCAGTCTTTGATTTTGAATCTATTCTATAAAGTTATCGAAATTATGAATAAAGATACCTAGGAGGATCTTCACACTTAAGTCTCTATAGAAAAAATTATTATTCCTTCCTATGTTTTATATTCCTGAAAGTTTATATTATTAGGGTATATTTTATCTTTTTCATCTAATACTTCAAAGGTATATAGCAGAAAAGGAGCGCATAGACTAAAAACTACAAATAAGGCAGCGATTTGGGATGGCCTGATAAATTTATACTTCTCTAAGTCTTCTCCACATATACTGCAAATAAGATCTTTCTTCCTAGGTTTAGTTATAGTTTGATAATCAGATGAGCAGAAAGGGCAATAATAGCGAGGCATATAATAAGAAAAAGATAAGAGCTTATAAATAAATCGCTTATAGATAAATTTGAGAATAAAATTGATTAATTTAAAATAGTGCCTGAAAGTTGTCTTAATTAGCCTTTCACTTCAGACAGAAGTTGTTCTTCGCACCTGATTAGATCAATGCAGTTGGGATGATCCTTGATGTATTTGTTGAATTCCATTGCAAGCATTCTTGCTTCAAAAGAGTCGGCTGCATAAAAGCAGTTTTCTAACTTTCCATTATCGAAAGAGCGATAACGAACTGTATAAGGCCTGAGATGATTCATTGACTCCTTTAAGGAGGTCAACTTAACTATCTCTCTTAACTCAGTTAAATTTCCACAAATGTCTTCCAAAGGAGATAAAGGGAAGGTTCGTAAAAACACCTTTAAGAAAGGTTCCTTGTTCCTATGAACCTGGCATAGCTGGCTTATAGCCTCCTAAATTGTCTGAGCACTCAAGGCTATCCCTTGTTGCGATACCCGTTTTTGGATTAACTCCTTCTGCAATTTCGCATAAGTTACGTTGATCATCCCTATCTAAAACCGAATCACTAAAGTCTGCGCCAGCTATAAGAGCCCCAGCGAAACTACTACCTGATGCAATCATATTTACTAGAACGGCATTTCTTAAGTCGGTTTTTTGAAAATTGACTCGGTCAGAAAGAGTATCTGTTAAATCAATCCCATTAAGGTTTGATCCCTTTAAGTCAGCTAAAGTTACGACAGTCCCATGAAGATCTACATCGCTTAGATTCGCATCTCTTGCAGTAGCCCCAGCAATAGAAGACTTCGATAAATCTTGGCCATGAAGGTCAATGCCAGTAATTTGTGAACGTACATAATTAGGCACTTCATCTCCTTCTTGCAAAACAGCATGAGCTGAGCTGTAAGGAGTAATCAAAAGAAATCCTCCCAGAAGAAAAGCAACCAGGCGTAAAAGGAGTCGATATTTAATCATGGAGTTTCCCAACCAAATAATTCTTTTCAATTATCTCCCTTTAAGGAATAGATAATTGCTTATTAGATATATGCATTTACCTTAATTAAAAGCTTAGCAAGAGGAAAGGATCATTAATTGTCTTCTAGAGTGGCATACCCGAGATGTATTGATGAACGGAGGAATTTATCCAATAAAGGCCAAGGCATAACATGAGCAACAAGTTGAAGACAACTAACGTGCCTTCCATAAAAAATACTTCAGATTGACTTGATTGAAATTGTTCTGACTTTTGATTGAGCAACGTACTGAACTTGTCCTTCATCTAGAGATAATTGCCTTTCTCAGCAAATATAACTAGAAAATCCCAACGGCGTGATGCTTGAGCTATCTCAAATTTATACTTAATTTTTTTTTAATTTTAGAAACAAAAAAAACCTTATAAATAAAAAAACTCCTGATTTAAGAAAATATTTTCTAAGCTAATCAAATAAAATCGCTATTTACGTACAATGCCTCTAATTAATATTCGAACATCCGCAACTGAAATAACAGATACAAATGGATTCCTTAAAAAGGTTTCTTCAAAAATTGCAGAACTTACTTCAAAGCCTGAAATTTATGTTATGGCGACTTTGGAGTTTGATGCTCCCATGCTGTTTGGAGGTAGCTCAGAAGATTGCTGCTACATAGAAGTAAAATCAATAGGAGGAATAAATCCTTCTAGGATGTCAAATGATTTGTGCATGCTTATCAATGAGTCATTAGGCGTTCAAAAAGAAAGAATATATATAAATTTTGAGGATATACAGGCAAAGAACTGGGGTTATAACGCGACTACATTCGGTTAGACGAAATGATTCTATGCAAGTCAGATTCAAACGCAGTGCAAATGGAATCACAGGTAGGTATAAGCAAAAAAGCAGTTGACATTGTTTTTTGTTTTCACCCAAAAGATTCGTTCTTAAGAAAGTTAGAGCCTAAACAAATTACTCAATTATAAGAGCAGATATGATTTATTACGTACAGGAAATTACCCTTTTGAAAGGGCCTCATAAAGTATTAACCTTTAAAAATTAGAAATTTTTAAATGTCAACCAGTAAAAGAGAGGAAGTCAGCTCCCATTTGCGCTATATACGCCAAGAGCTAAGGGATTTAGACCAGATGCTTAATCAAGATGGTCTTCTTCCAGAATTAACTGAACTAAAAGAGGTTTATAACTCTCTCAATGCTTTACATGAACTAATTACAGGAAAAGTCAAAAAGAAGCCAAAGCCGGAATTTGATGACTAATGAGGGCTTATATATATCTCAAGTAATCTAAAGTTCCTTGCGTATGCATAGATATTTCTTAGCTTTTATACCTTAGGGAAGGTGGCTATCCCCAGAACCATAAGGAAATACGACTAAATTCCTGACATCTCTTGCTTAAGCTGCTCAGACCATTGAGATATTCGCGCGTCTGTCATATCTGACTCACTATCTTCATCAAGAGGGAGGCCACAAAACACATCTCCAATAGCACTCTTTGACTCATCAAATGTATATTCCTTTGTACTTACATAACCAACCATTGTTGCTCCAGCCTTTTTAAAAAAGCGGTGAAGCTCTTCCATTGCATCGCAATAGTTCTCAGTATAAGTAGATGAATCACCCAAACCAAAAATTGCCACTTTCTTACCAGAAAGATTTAGGCTGCCTATCTCTTCAAGGAGAGCGTCCCATGCTGTGCCAGATCTTTCTGAATCAGCTCCAGTATTCCAAGTAGGAATTCCACAGATAATTCCTTCATGATTGGTAAATTCGTTTAAATCATCAACATCAGACATATCTCTAGGAGATTCTGCTCCATCAAGCAAGCCATGAAGCCTTTCAGCTATATCCTCTGTCTTACCAGTAGTTGTTGCGAAGTAAATGCCTACAGTCATGTGAATCAACTAATAACATATTTGTCATAAATCATTAGTTGATTCTTGGAAGAACAGATATCACTTTCCAGTGTCTTCCGTGATACAAACGTTGGTCACAATGTTTTACTCCACTCAATAGAAGAATTAAAAAAGAGCCTCGTTAGAAAACGAGACTCTTTAGTGCAATCTAAAAGATCCTATTTTAAAGGTCTATCAAGATTTAATAGTAAAGGTGGCTGTCTTTTCATTTCCTATAGCACTAGTGACACTCTTGAAGTCAAAGCCTAAGGCTCTAAGGGCATGCCAGAAATGACCTTGAAGGAAGAAGAAGCCTAGATAATAATGCACATTAGCCAAGGCAGCTCTAGTGGAATGCCCCCAAAAAGCAGTCGCATCAGATAAATCTCCAGTATCTATCCAATATGGTGAAACTGAAAATTTAAATTCAAGTGGCTCACCATACCAAGCTTCTGGATAAACAGTGGTATTAGAAGCACACCAGAAAGCTGCAACAATAGCCATCCAACCAATGCCAGCTAGTGACCAAGAAAGTACTGCTTCAGCTGAAAGAAGTTCTGCTCCTTTAAACTTACTCCATTCACCTAGTCTTTTATCTTCCCAAGGGGTTGAGCCTGCAACTATATGAAAAGCACCCCCAGTAATCTCAACAAAAGCTAAGAAAGCATGGCCACCCATAACATCTTCAAGACTATCAATAGCAAGAAAGTCAAACTGCCTTTCCCAAATCATTGACAAGTCAAGATTGTAATTAACCTGGCGAATTGCTCCTACTGCAGGATCATAAATTCCGTGAATTCTCGCCCATTCAACAAACCAAATACATGCAACACCAAAAAATATAAGGTGGTGGCCAAGTATGAAGGTCTGATTATCAGGGTTATTCCACTCAAGCTTAAATTTCTTAGCTTGTAAGACTTCACTATCTTCTACATTCTCCTCAAATAGGATTGCATGAAGAAGTCCTCCTCCTCCATAAACCATTGAGAAGATAAGGTGAAAAATTGCAATGGTTGCAACACCAACCCCTGTCCAAACTCCAGCTTCATCAAAGCCAAGCCCAATAGAAGCAAGATGTGCCAGAAATAGAGAGCTTTGATGACCCATAGGTATTTCTGGGTTATATCTGGCTAGCTCCCAAAGAGTGCTGCCACCAGCCGCAAAGCAGATCAAGCCCGTATGGCCTATATGAGAGGCAATAAATCGGCCAGAGCGGTTGGTAACCACAGAATTACCAGCCCACCATCCATAGGTAACTTCTGGATTTCCATAGGTCTGCATAATTTTTAAGCAATACAGGCGAATATGGAATGAAGATTACACTGTGGTCAATAAATATGCGCAGAATAGTTAAAGGTCTTTATTTAGTTGTTGAGATTTTTTTTTGATCGATCAAAAAAAAACTGGATTCTGAAGGGTTTTTCGCAAAAAGCATCCATCAGAAATTGATTAGGAGTAGGAGGAAAATCCTTGCAGTGCAAAGCTTTATAAATTTCTTCGAATAAAAAAAAGCTCATTAGCAAAAATCATCCGCAGGCTTAAAAAAAGAATTTCAGAAAAAGGAGAAATTATAAAAAATATGATCTGGCACTCTCTTCGAG is a window from the Prochlorococcus marinus str. MIT 9211 genome containing:
- a CDS encoding homoserine dehydrogenase; translation: MTKNIGIGLLGLGTVGTGVAQIINSPEGRHPLTSRVELKRIALRDSKKIRALSIPNKLITEDAWEVVEDPDVEIVVEVIGGLEPARSLILKAIKSGKSVVTANKAVIARHGEEIAEAAISSGVYVLIEAAVGGGIPIIEPLKQSLGGNIIQKVTGIVNGTTNYILTRMAKEGADYEAVLKEAQSLGYAESDPMADVEGLDAADKISILSNLAFGGPIKRASVPTKGISTLQNRDVDYANQLGYEVKLLAIAERLASNLENNSSLPLAVRVEPTLLPTGHPLAEVNGVNNAILVEGDPIGEVMFYGPGAGAGPTASAVVADILNIAGIKLMGGEKTSLDPLLSASSWRECHLAKPKEILQKNYVRLIAKDAPGVIGQIGKIFGSHNVSIQSIVQFDASEEDAEIVVITHKVFKGLLTDSLSEIQQLPEIKQIAAHLSCL
- a CDS encoding ABC transporter substrate-binding protein, with amino-acid sequence MTLLFKSKAKAYRKLLTLLATSLIIITQTSCKATKESDRIIVASKGKIESLDPAQANKLLAIQLISALGDPLYRINESGLLEPRLAKDYPQISKDGLTISIALREDVLFHDGTPFNADAMAFSIKRFMEIGTLNYVIGEKITKIETPGPFLIRLRLNKPSSSIKGLLSSINLTPVSPKAYLEHQDKFLNKKFIGTGPYQLDSFTPERQRLIPFPRYWDKAPKNLGIDYVSYTTSTSLFSAIKTGQVDVLLSNSVEDGHRLALHKLSKKGKLIEGIGPAMQIGYIAFRSNSAPLDNKILRSALSYSLDRNLISRKVGYGLREPLRSIVPPILKTSKTSPWPKYNPQIARDLFKKAGLCDSNKVTIPLTFRSNVPADKLLALTWQEQLGRDFSDCITVKLNGVESTTVYKQLAEGAYEAVILGWTGEYPDPEAYLSPLLDCTKSQGSTCLEGEAVYGGTFWASNQIKTSLEQSENLQGSQRLEKLSEIEFLAADGAAILPVWLVKPRAWAQPNFSRPKFDGNGRLLLDRLQKAINE
- a CDS encoding ABC transporter permease → MNRATALLKYSATRLALAPIMLWLISSMVFLLLRVAPGDPVDAVLGNRADALAREVMRAKLGLDQPLFNQYLNFLNGLIHGDLGESLNTQEPVSQIIVKALPASLELGLTAIIVALVIGFGVGFTGIARPEGKTDLAGRLYGIGTYALPPFWAAMLIQLFFAANLGWFPVGGRFPVTYLPPEGTGFLIIDSLLSGNFLALKDALMHLFLPAGTLGFLLSGIFSRSLRVNLEKTLKAGHIEAARCRGIKERKILLFHALPNSLLPVLTITGLTVASLIGGALLIEITFSWPGIALRLQEAISQRDYPIVQGIIVVISMLVVFIGVFVDLLIALIDPRVSY
- a CDS encoding alpha/beta hydrolase, with the translated sequence MSSRRSIRRIIALGLLTNLFSCHLRVGQLHAAERVEFHFEDVTIPISIKELSDWSKDVESKMDSGESDSDMNSELAVWLNMLGFESRFALSQSLQAPLVKDKSMARQLLRSWVGRKLLDEVSDVVRLDEDSSGTKVFNTLESLLEDQEKVSALDLLKSLPAEVIHFDLNAWVQVVSSWKDELKGQQKLLTDLRRLSLETNDAFKAKESDIEEGKSLNELKESIYEVVKLNVPHRTEALNVEVWNPLARDEPRKSWIVFMPGLGGDQLHFRWLARSLSHQGWPVVVLDHPGSDSKALNSLVDGSLPAPSGAEVFPYRLSDLRAVLLAREKELFTVPGEKVVLMGHSLGALTAFLASGNLPQTGLLERCKNALDDFSITNLSRLLQCQLVDVPLPTFSEITQLEAIVGINSFGSLLWPDPSTLKLNVPVFLTGGTFDLITPALSEQLGLLLSTKPNPFSRVLVIEGASHFSPIRVKNQTDHSKGEDLFQLGEALVGTYPLSVQGLLASQIIRYLDQLEDGKPLPTLENTTNMNLKFHILDHSTTRKVIGN